In a genomic window of Rhododendron vialii isolate Sample 1 chromosome 12a, ASM3025357v1:
- the LOC131310595 gene encoding uncharacterized protein LOC131310595 isoform X3 encodes MDIEEDIRALQLDSSEGNGVMANVEDVKPQDVEKPDLKDEVNVTSKPVTIEPECTSEVKHKDTGDKMEDIRKRHLNVVFIGHVDAGKSTIGGQILFLSGQVDDRTIQKYEKEAKDKSRESWYMAYIMDTNEEERVKGITVEVGRAQFETETTRFTILDAPGHKSYVPNMITGASQADIGVLVISARKGEFETGYERGGQTREHVQLAKTLGVSKLFVVVNKMDDPTVNWSKERYDEIESKMTPFLRSSGYNVKKDVQFLPLSGLVGSNMKTRVDKSICPWWNGSCLLEALDAVEVPQRDPKGPLRLPIIDKFKDLGTVVMGKVESGSVREGDNLLVMPNRAQVKVLAIYCDEDKVRHAGPGENLRVRLSGIEEEDILSGFVLCSVANPIPAVSEFVAQLQILESLDNAIFTAGYKAVLHIHAIVEECEIVELMQQIDPKTKKPMKKKILFVKNGAVVICRMQVNNTICIEKFTAFPQLGRFTLRTEGKTVAVGKVIDVLS; translated from the exons ATGG ACATCGAGGAAGATATCCGGGCCCTGCAGCTTGATTCATCGG AAGGTAATGGTGTGATGGCTAATGTCGAAGATGTGAAGCCTCAAGATGTTGAGAAACCTG ATTTGAAGGATGAGGTCAATGTGACCTCAAAGCCAGTGACAATTGAACCAGAATGCACCTCAGAAG TTAAACATAAGGATACTGGAGATAAGATGGAGGACATCAGGAAGCGGCACTTGAATGTTGTATTTATTGGACATGTTG ATGCGGGGAAGTCAACTATCGGAGGGCAGATACTCTTCCTTAGTGGTCAGGTTGATGACCGTACAATCCAAAAATATGAGAAAGAAGCAAAGGATAAAAGTCGAGAGAGCTG GTACATGGCGTATATTATGGACACAAATGAAGAGGAGAGGGTTAag GGGATAACAGTTGAGGTTGGAAGAGCCCAGTTTGAAACAGAAACAACGAGATTTACGATTCTGGATGCACCG GGTCACAAAAGTTATGTACCGAATATGATCACTGGGGCATCTCAAGCCGATATTGGTGTACTA GTGATATCTGCTCGAAAAGGTGAATTTGAAACTGGATATGAAAGAGGTGGACAAACTCGTGAACATGTCCAACTTGCTAAGACTTTGGGTGTCTCAAAGCTGTTTGTTGTTGTGAATAAGATGGATGATCCTACTGTAAACTGGTCAAAAGAGAG GTATGATGAAATTGAATCGAAGATGACTCCATTCCTAAGATCTTCAGGATACAATGTGAAGAAAG ACGTTCAGTTTCTTCCCTTATCTGGGCTTGTTGGTTCAAACATGAAAACGAGAGTGGACAAAAGTATTTGTCCATGGTGGAATGGTTCATGTCTTTTGGAAGCTCTTGATGCCGTTGAAGTTCCCCAGCGTGACCCTAAAGGTCCATTAAG GTTGCCTATTATTGACAAATTTAAGGACTTGGGAACTGTTGTCATGGGCAAAGTTGAATCTGGCAGCGTACGCGAGGGTGATAACTTGTTGGTCATGCCAAATAGG GCCCAAGTTAAAGTTTTGGCCATATACTGTGATGAAGATAAAGTTAGGCATGCTGGACCTGGTGAGAATCTAAGGGTTAGGTTATCTGGGATAGAAGAAGAGGACATATTATCAGGTTTTGTCTTGTGCAGTGTTG CGAACCCAATACCTGCAGTATCTGAGTTCGTTGCCCAGTTACAGATCCTCGAGTCGCTGGACAAT GCAATTTTTACTGCTGGCTACAAGGCTGTCTTGCACATTCATGCTATTGTGGAGGAATGTGAGATTGTTGAGCTGATGCAACAGATTGatccaaagacaaaaaaaccTATGAAGAAGAAAATTCTCTTTGTGAAGAACGGTGCAGTAGTTATATGTCGCATGCAG GTGAATAACACAATATGCATTGAGAAGTTCACTGCATTTCCACAGCTTGGAAGGTTCACTCTTCGTACTGAAG GGAAAACAGTTGCGGTGGGAAAAGTTATTGATGTTCTTTCCTAA
- the LOC131310595 gene encoding uncharacterized protein LOC131310595 isoform X1, which translates to MSITGSSYWSVDFLENLTLDIEEDIRALQLDSSEGNGVMANVEDVKPQDVEKPDLKDEVNVTSKPVTIEPECTSEVKHKDTGDKMEDIRKRHLNVVFIGHVDAGKSTIGGQILFLSGQVDDRTIQKYEKEAKDKSRESWYMAYIMDTNEEERVKGITVEVGRAQFETETTRFTILDAPGHKSYVPNMITGASQADIGVLVISARKGEFETGYERGGQTREHVQLAKTLGVSKLFVVVNKMDDPTVNWSKERYDEIESKMTPFLRSSGYNVKKDVQFLPLSGLVGSNMKTRVDKSICPWWNGSCLLEALDAVEVPQRDPKGPLRLPIIDKFKDLGTVVMGKVESGSVREGDNLLVMPNRAQVKVLAIYCDEDKVRHAGPGENLRVRLSGIEEEDILSGFVLCSVANPIPAVSEFVAQLQILESLDNAIFTAGYKAVLHIHAIVEECEIVELMQQIDPKTKKPMKKKILFVKNGAVVICRMQVNNTICIEKFTAFPQLGRFTLRTEGKTVAVGKVIDVLS; encoded by the exons ATGTCCATTACTGGTTCGAGTTATTGGTCTGTAGACTTCCTAGAAAATCTAACTCTCG ACATCGAGGAAGATATCCGGGCCCTGCAGCTTGATTCATCGG AAGGTAATGGTGTGATGGCTAATGTCGAAGATGTGAAGCCTCAAGATGTTGAGAAACCTG ATTTGAAGGATGAGGTCAATGTGACCTCAAAGCCAGTGACAATTGAACCAGAATGCACCTCAGAAG TTAAACATAAGGATACTGGAGATAAGATGGAGGACATCAGGAAGCGGCACTTGAATGTTGTATTTATTGGACATGTTG ATGCGGGGAAGTCAACTATCGGAGGGCAGATACTCTTCCTTAGTGGTCAGGTTGATGACCGTACAATCCAAAAATATGAGAAAGAAGCAAAGGATAAAAGTCGAGAGAGCTG GTACATGGCGTATATTATGGACACAAATGAAGAGGAGAGGGTTAag GGGATAACAGTTGAGGTTGGAAGAGCCCAGTTTGAAACAGAAACAACGAGATTTACGATTCTGGATGCACCG GGTCACAAAAGTTATGTACCGAATATGATCACTGGGGCATCTCAAGCCGATATTGGTGTACTA GTGATATCTGCTCGAAAAGGTGAATTTGAAACTGGATATGAAAGAGGTGGACAAACTCGTGAACATGTCCAACTTGCTAAGACTTTGGGTGTCTCAAAGCTGTTTGTTGTTGTGAATAAGATGGATGATCCTACTGTAAACTGGTCAAAAGAGAG GTATGATGAAATTGAATCGAAGATGACTCCATTCCTAAGATCTTCAGGATACAATGTGAAGAAAG ACGTTCAGTTTCTTCCCTTATCTGGGCTTGTTGGTTCAAACATGAAAACGAGAGTGGACAAAAGTATTTGTCCATGGTGGAATGGTTCATGTCTTTTGGAAGCTCTTGATGCCGTTGAAGTTCCCCAGCGTGACCCTAAAGGTCCATTAAG GTTGCCTATTATTGACAAATTTAAGGACTTGGGAACTGTTGTCATGGGCAAAGTTGAATCTGGCAGCGTACGCGAGGGTGATAACTTGTTGGTCATGCCAAATAGG GCCCAAGTTAAAGTTTTGGCCATATACTGTGATGAAGATAAAGTTAGGCATGCTGGACCTGGTGAGAATCTAAGGGTTAGGTTATCTGGGATAGAAGAAGAGGACATATTATCAGGTTTTGTCTTGTGCAGTGTTG CGAACCCAATACCTGCAGTATCTGAGTTCGTTGCCCAGTTACAGATCCTCGAGTCGCTGGACAAT GCAATTTTTACTGCTGGCTACAAGGCTGTCTTGCACATTCATGCTATTGTGGAGGAATGTGAGATTGTTGAGCTGATGCAACAGATTGatccaaagacaaaaaaaccTATGAAGAAGAAAATTCTCTTTGTGAAGAACGGTGCAGTAGTTATATGTCGCATGCAG GTGAATAACACAATATGCATTGAGAAGTTCACTGCATTTCCACAGCTTGGAAGGTTCACTCTTCGTACTGAAG GGAAAACAGTTGCGGTGGGAAAAGTTATTGATGTTCTTTCCTAA
- the LOC131310595 gene encoding uncharacterized protein LOC131310595 isoform X2 — MSITGSSYWSVDFLENLTLDIEEDIRALQLDSSEGNGVMANVEDVKPQDVEKPDLKDEVNVTSKPVTIEPECTSEVKHKDTGDKMEDIRKRHLNVVFIGHVDAGKSTIGGQILFLSGQVDDRTIQKYEKEAKDKSRESWYMAYIMDTNEEERVKGITVEVGRAQFETETTRFTILDAPGHKSYVPNMITGASQADIGVLVISARKGEFETGYERGGQTREHVQLAKTLGVSKLFVVVNKMDDPTVNWSKERYDEIESKMTPFLRSSGYNVKKDVQFLPLSGLVGSNMKTRVDKSICPWWNGSCLLEALDAVEVPQRDPKGPLRLPIIDKFKDLGTVVMGKVESGSVREGDNLLVMPNRAQVKVLAIYCDEDKVRHAGPGENLRVRLSGIEEEDILSGFVLCSVANPIPAVSEFVAQLQILESLDNAIFTAGYKAVLHIHAIVEECEIVELMQQIDPKTKKPMKKKILFVKNGAVVICRMQASCTSGATIFKETNQAEVQKGLLPTFMSLHRL, encoded by the exons ATGTCCATTACTGGTTCGAGTTATTGGTCTGTAGACTTCCTAGAAAATCTAACTCTCG ACATCGAGGAAGATATCCGGGCCCTGCAGCTTGATTCATCGG AAGGTAATGGTGTGATGGCTAATGTCGAAGATGTGAAGCCTCAAGATGTTGAGAAACCTG ATTTGAAGGATGAGGTCAATGTGACCTCAAAGCCAGTGACAATTGAACCAGAATGCACCTCAGAAG TTAAACATAAGGATACTGGAGATAAGATGGAGGACATCAGGAAGCGGCACTTGAATGTTGTATTTATTGGACATGTTG ATGCGGGGAAGTCAACTATCGGAGGGCAGATACTCTTCCTTAGTGGTCAGGTTGATGACCGTACAATCCAAAAATATGAGAAAGAAGCAAAGGATAAAAGTCGAGAGAGCTG GTACATGGCGTATATTATGGACACAAATGAAGAGGAGAGGGTTAag GGGATAACAGTTGAGGTTGGAAGAGCCCAGTTTGAAACAGAAACAACGAGATTTACGATTCTGGATGCACCG GGTCACAAAAGTTATGTACCGAATATGATCACTGGGGCATCTCAAGCCGATATTGGTGTACTA GTGATATCTGCTCGAAAAGGTGAATTTGAAACTGGATATGAAAGAGGTGGACAAACTCGTGAACATGTCCAACTTGCTAAGACTTTGGGTGTCTCAAAGCTGTTTGTTGTTGTGAATAAGATGGATGATCCTACTGTAAACTGGTCAAAAGAGAG GTATGATGAAATTGAATCGAAGATGACTCCATTCCTAAGATCTTCAGGATACAATGTGAAGAAAG ACGTTCAGTTTCTTCCCTTATCTGGGCTTGTTGGTTCAAACATGAAAACGAGAGTGGACAAAAGTATTTGTCCATGGTGGAATGGTTCATGTCTTTTGGAAGCTCTTGATGCCGTTGAAGTTCCCCAGCGTGACCCTAAAGGTCCATTAAG GTTGCCTATTATTGACAAATTTAAGGACTTGGGAACTGTTGTCATGGGCAAAGTTGAATCTGGCAGCGTACGCGAGGGTGATAACTTGTTGGTCATGCCAAATAGG GCCCAAGTTAAAGTTTTGGCCATATACTGTGATGAAGATAAAGTTAGGCATGCTGGACCTGGTGAGAATCTAAGGGTTAGGTTATCTGGGATAGAAGAAGAGGACATATTATCAGGTTTTGTCTTGTGCAGTGTTG CGAACCCAATACCTGCAGTATCTGAGTTCGTTGCCCAGTTACAGATCCTCGAGTCGCTGGACAAT GCAATTTTTACTGCTGGCTACAAGGCTGTCTTGCACATTCATGCTATTGTGGAGGAATGTGAGATTGTTGAGCTGATGCAACAGATTGatccaaagacaaaaaaaccTATGAAGAAGAAAATTCTCTTTGTGAAGAACGGTGCAGTAGTTATATGTCGCATGCAG GCAAGCTGTACCAGTGGTGCAACAATTTTTAAGGAAACAAATCAAGCAGAAGTACAGAAGGGCCTTCTACCCACATTTATGAGCTTGCATAGATTATGA